A part of Methanomassiliicoccaceae archaeon genomic DNA contains:
- a CDS encoding chorismate mutase: MPDTEELREQIAAIDAEIIDLIATRMEISDELAKAKKKSSQSYWNNEKEREVIQRYHELCEEVSLSESEAKQIAEVILSISKDRQKHLFEK; the protein is encoded by the coding sequence ATGCCTGATACCGAAGAGCTCAGGGAGCAGATAGCGGCCATTGATGCCGAGATAATCGACCTTATCGCCACGCGTATGGAAATCAGTGACGAACTGGCCAAGGCCAAGAAGAAATCCTCTCAGAGCTATTGGAACAACGAGAAAGAGCGCGAGGTCATACAGAGATATCACGAGCTCTGCGAAGAAGTGAGCCTTTCGGAGAGCGAGGCAAAACAGATAGCCGAGGTTATACTAAGTATCTCGAAGGATAGGCAGAAGCACCTTTTCGAGAAATAA